Proteins co-encoded in one Plasmodium berghei ANKA genome assembly, chromosome: 11 genomic window:
- a CDS encoding BIR protein: MPKDLCAIFQNVNNLFNKGELDFDAINLKNGPYIRYCPYHIESRKYECKNIYDGLNALCMHLFTELYKIPGEAMKFKSGNNEYVGYIMMWLSYRLFQINDYNDPTLLQFYKNYLMNTFINYEHLDKIKKNRYLKDANIVYMSQLYNLFNGICNLTLKYSINPTEISPIILGSNQIYNIHKNLYNDIKECDSYLYLLNTLKTEYEKIKNKITKNKRRDLISGQLYANIKNLVDTRKLDKKYKSGFGFEECIRENSKINKKFPNPATKDQNPKPSSERNRPSKPHTTIKKPVQKGISRSPPPSLPKLSGVSSPLPPLPSYQPKDNELETPPAPRVLSIISISSQKSTELQKTATEESNHKNGQESPKIKLHVSDNSERNAGDTIVDKRSSSSGSINHGGESSDQGSGNGLGDSPNITTNEIGTHTDKTIAVNGNKTEENSKGNEQKDSVGNTGNKKSHPGNPRNPDHPNNHLSTSGTNQGDSSDGFVDGPKDSTVGEGDTGSRSLNTGGGQNEQNISGEPDGGQGGRGGSEGSEDSGGGSNSEPGTIDNVSGEKETKSTPGTSFNIGLDIFRITLKGMDQLNNPFKFFRTYKDKIINISNEIHGIYNTTLNIIKNGFDKSINVFNEIIENISFDSKQVERPDDSGDKRHGSDGTGDKSPTSDDSPPHQGGSTQRNPTQENSHQISLTPSSNEQTRETKSSQDTPENKNYKSSREEPQKPVPAPVIKLKNSVTEVKENGTTGIYVNILKKYKPIGILIIALLAPITLLIVYKYFSFGWRKELKRKQNMKKVIKLFGGNKTTKKVINSTNGKKQMQIIINSSEHKKQTKKSINYVYRGKSPLLNIYNHVQVNPAPFINLFFLLIFFVYKRKKNSLD, encoded by the exons TGTGCGATATTTcaaaatgttaataatCTTTTTAATAAAGGAGAACTTGATTTTGATGcaataaatttgaaaaatggACCTTACATTCGGTATTGCCCTTATCATATAGAATcaagaaaatatgaatgTAAAAACATTTATGATGGACTTAACGCTCTGTGTATGCATTTATTTACTgaattatacaaaattcCTGGAGAGGCAATGAAATTTAAAAGTGGCAATAACGAATATGTTGGATACATTATGATGTGGCTAAGTTATAGATTATTTCAGATAAACGATTATAATGATCCAACTTTACtccaattttataaaaattatttaatgaacacgtttataaattatgagCATTtggataaaataaaaaaaaacaggtATTTGAAGGATGCCAACATTGTATATATGAgtcaattatataatttatttaatggAATATGTAATCTCACTTTGAAATATTCAATAAATCCTACAGAAATTAGTCCAATTATTTTAGGTTCTAAccaaatttataatattcataaaaatctttataatgatattaaaGAATGTGATTcatatctttatttattaaatactttaaaaacagaatatgaaaaaataaaaaataaaattactAAGAATAAAAGGCGTGATTTAATTAGTGGTCAACTATATgctaatattaaaaatctTGTTGATACAAGGAAActagataaaaaatataaatctgGATTTGGGTTCGAAGAATGTATAAGAGAAAATTCAAagattaataaaaaattccCCAATCCTGCTACAAAAGATCAAAATCCTAAACCATCATCTGAACGAAATCGACCATCTAAACCGCACAcaacaattaaaaaaccTGTACAAAAGGGTATTTCACGATCACCGCCACCATCATTGCCAAAACTTTCAGGAGTATCATCACCGCTACCGCCGTTGCCTTCATACCAACCAAAAGATAATGAACTTGAAACACCACCAGCACCACGTGTTTTATCAATAATTTCAATATCTTCACAAAAAAGCACTGAATTACAAAAAACTGCAACAGAAGAATCAAATCACAAAAATGGACAAGAATCTCCTAAAATTAAACTACATGTTTCAGACAATAGTGAAAGGAATGCAGGAGATACAATTGTTGATAAAAGAAGCTCAAGTAGTGGAAGCATAAATCATGGTGGTGAATCAAGTGATCAGGGTTCAGGGAATGGACTTGGAGATTCACCAAACATAACTACCAATGAAATTGGTACACATACAGATAAAACTATTGCAGTAAACGGTAATAAAACCGAAGAAAACTCTAAAGGAAATGAACAAAAAGATTCAGTGGGTAACAcaggaaataaaaagagCCACCCAGGCAATCCAAGAAATCCAGATCATCCAAACAATCATCTCTCAACTTCAGGTACCAATCAAGGAGATTCAAGTGATGGATTTGTTGATGGGCCAAAAGATTCAACTGTTGGGGAAGGGGATACAGGTAGCAGGTCATTAAATACAGGTGGTGGacaaaatgaacaaaatatatcagGAGAACCGGATGGTGGTCAAGGAGGTCGTGGAGGTTCAGAAGGATCAGAGGATTCGGGAGGTGGATCAAATAGTGAACCAGGTACCATAGATAATGTTTCAGGAGAAAAAGAAACTAAAAGTACACCAGGGACATCTTTTAATATTGGACTAGACATTTTTAGGATCACATTAAAAGGCATGGACCAATTAAATAACCCTTTCAAGTTTTTTAGAACATATAAggataaaattataaatatctCTAATGAAATCCatggtatatataatacaactttaaatattataaaaaatggttTCGATAAATCTATTAATGtttttaatgaaattattgaaaatataagtttCGACTCTAAACAAGTAGAAAGACCTGATGATTCAGGCGATAAAAGACATGGATCAGACGGCACAGGGGATAAATCGCCTACATCTGATGACTCACCACCGCATCAAGGAGGTTCGACTCAAAGAAATCCAACACAAGAAAATTCGCATCAAATTTCACTAACACCAAGTTCAAATGAACAAACTAGGGAAACGAAATCGTCTCAGGACACACctgaaaacaaaaattataaaagcAGTCGCGAAGAACCTCAAAAACCAGTGCCAGCACCAGTGATTAAACTAAAAAATTCAGTAACCGAAGTAAAGGAAAATGGAACAACAGGaatatatgttaatataCTCAAAAAATACAAACCAATTggaattttaattatagcTCTATTAGCTCCCATTACTTTATTAATTGTATACAag tatttttcatttggATGGAGAAAGGAATTGAAGAGAAAACAAAACATGAAAAAGgttataaaattgtttgGTGGAAATAAAACGacaaaaaaagttataaaCTCAACTAATgggaaaaaacaaatgcaaataattataaattcatCTGAACACAAAAAACAGACTAAAAAATCTATAAATTACGTTTATAGGGGAAAATCTccattattaaatatatacaaccATGTACAGGTTAACCCTGCaccatttattaatttattttttttattaatattttttgtttataaaagaaaaaaaaattctttggattga
- a CDS encoding fam-b protein: MRVSVLKYVLFSIVICSFEYAKNELYFVNDRGICLERNVINFRNNRTLADADNEFDLNEFYESTLSLASQLGDYVEGNKEITNLQNIIDSHIKKHKESNTSLDLKNVDSKTKKLINECRKELEELKKKIADKTNGELAIQPILDKKIIKKDGNSSVSEHEGFKQLKDNENNKIISSNCHMKSKVIKKFIKEGIKFILSGLAFLAVVVLIPIIGLPSLFILLIPSGFSTIFSLIRLNKLYIKFEKILK; encoded by the exons ATGAGAGTCAgtgttttaaaatatgttctTTTTTCAATTGTTATTTGTTCTTTTGAATATGCCAAAAAT GAACTATACTTTGTAAACGATAGAGGGATATGCCTTGAAAGGAATGTAATAAACTTTAGAAATAATAGGACATTAGCAGATGCAGATAACGAATTTgatttaaatgaattttatgaatCAACTTTGAGTCTTGCAAGCCAACTTGGTGATTATGTTGAAGGTAACAAAGAAATAACAAACcttcaaaatattatagatTCACATATAAAGAAGCATAAAGAAAGTAACACATCActtgatttaaaaaatgtagatagtaaaacaaaaaaattaattaatgaGTGTCGAAAAGAATtagaagaattaaaaaaaaaaattgctGATAAAACGAATGGCGAATTAGCAATACAACCAATACtggataaaaaaataataaaaaaagatggAAATAGTTCTGTATCAGAACATGAAGGCTTTAAACAATTGaaagataatgaaaataataaaattatatcaaGTAATTGTCATATGAAATCAAAAgtgattaaaaaatttataaaagaaGGAATCAAATTTATCCTGTCGGGGTTGGCATTTTTAGCAGTTGTTGTTTTAATACCAATAATAGGGTTGCCGAGCTTATTTATACTACTCATACCATCTGGATTTTCTACAATTTTTTCCCTTATTAGACTCAACAAATTATACATTAAAttcgaaaaaatattaaaataa